ATAGGTTCAAGAATAGTATTTCGTCTGAGCTTTAAGATTGATACACACCTGGATTGCCAATATTGATTGGCCCAGTCTGATCTCCTTCCATCAGTCGAATAAGACCGTCAACCTTCACCAGCAGAAGAAATTGTAAGGTTACAGAGCAATAATCATTATACTTAACGGCCAAAAAACAAGATACTTTTTATACCATGTCAGAGACGTAACAAAAGCTTCTCGTCTGTGTTCCAGGCAACTGAACTGTCAACGGTTCATCACTGCAGTCGCATGAAATcttaaattagaaattagTAGTCTTGTAGCACATCGCAATGCATTTTAGACAAGGGTGTAAAGTTGACAGAAAGGCAGCACAAGAGTTGGGGGAGAAGATGGTGTTATGTAATGGAATGAGTACGTTACCGTATTGCTTGAGCTATGAAATTACTGACTACCCGGCCATCGTCAATATTCATCCGCGGTCCATAAGTGTTGAAGATCCTTGCGATTCTTATTTCTGTTGTGGATTTACATTTCGAGTCATGAGCACTCTCATTGATCATAACAATTTTGATATGTTAAGGATAAACTATAGCTATATATACAGTGAGAGAGCGACAATTACCAATTCCATGCTGCCTATGATAATCAAACATCAAAGTTTCAGCTACTCTTTTTCCCTCGTCATAACAGCTTCTAACTCCTGCAATGCAACATTAGACGTTAATAAGTAACGCTGTCAACATACTCTCATTGTGTGTGTTCAAACACTACACCAGAAATATAAGTAAACCATATGCCTTTCAGCATGAAAAATATCAGCCTATTGCTTATGACATATACAGAGTGCACCCATTTATCTGCATAAGAACAggacttttataaatatagatattcaGCTTTATATTCTCAGGACATCATAATACCTATGGGGTTAACATTTCCCCAATAGCTTTCATCCTGAGGGTGCACAAGCGGATCACCATAAACTTCTGAAGTTGATGTCAGCAAAATCCTGCTCAAACGGTATACAGTGAACAAACTGATCCAGTAAGAAATATCATGGAATAAAAGAGCACATGGAAGAGCAGGCAAACCTTGCTCCTACTCGCTTGGCGAGCCCCAACATGTTTAGTGTCCCAATTACATTTGTCTTTATTGTCTGTTGTATTGTCACAAATCAACACCCAGTGTCACTTTATGCTCgaccaatttttgaaatgtaaTCCCCAACAATATTAGAAAAGGTTTTTTCAGCTCATACTGTGTTCACTTACCCAGGGagtagtattttaaaataaactagaaGAAAGAGTTTATTGTAGTCACTGACCTTCACAGGGTTGTACTTGTAGAAAATTGGAGAAGCGGGACAAGCAAGATGGTAGATTTGATCAACTTCGACCAACAATGGCTCCGTCACATCTggaaaagattgaaaaaaattataaaacacaCACTCCAAGTTCACAGATAAGTCAGCAATGCTTTGTATTTAAAGAACAGAGTACTGCATGGATCAAGACCTCAAACGGTATCAAGTAAGATTAAGCAAGAAATGTAAGAGAAGATCCTTCCTTTCTCCCAACATCAtgtgtattattatatataggcTATTTAGTTAAAGGAGTACTATATTAGCTAGACTTTGCCTGATATTGGGATTTCTATGCCCTCCTTAGGTGAAAATTCCACATTGAATCTAATTCAAAATCCAAATGTTGACTAATATAACTAACGGACTGGAAACAATGAATACCGTGCCGAATAAGCTCAAAACGTGGATGACCAATCCATCGCTTTAGGTTGTCCTTTGACCCAGTAAAGTAGTTGTCCACAACAATTacctgaataaaaattgagtaaACTCATGTAAAACTATGCATGTTTAGGCAAATCATGTTCATGAGTCCGAGTCTAATCTCTGTATGCGCTCACCTCATTCTTGTCATTTTCCATTAGCTTGTCAACCAAGTGAGACCCAATGAATCCAGCTCCACCAGTAACCAAGATTCTCATGTTTGCCTGTTATCAAGATTCAATTACCAAGCCATATCTCATGCATATAGCAACATGGAGAAATCTACAGCAGAAATGCGCAGAACTCAGGGGTAGGAATAAGAGACACTCAAGCCATTAAGAAATTTGTTATATCCCTAAAGACAAAGGGCAAGCCATACTATCAACTAGTGATGTGCAAAAACTGATAAGTGCAGATTTGGATCGCCAACAAGGGACAAGATATGTACATATACAagtatgtacatatatatacctttgatgcttatatgtatataaagcCTATGGAGCCAAACCCCCCAACAGaaacccataaaataaaaggaaaattgaaaaagagcTCCTCGACATCATGCTGAAGAAAAGATAGTGAAGTAGACTTAACATGCATCTTGAAAACTTCCCCTTTCACTTTTCCGGCATGATTGCCGAAGCAAATCCGACCTcattataaaacaataataataatataaatacccAATTGATTAAAATTCTAAAGGAATAGGCATCTTAAAAAATTGGAGCATCAACTTGAGAGCACACATAAAACTTCAACTGATCCTAGTAGAAGTGCAATGTTCGAGCAAACTGCAAATTCCCTTTCCATTCGTTTTCTTGTATTTCTTATCAATAGCATTAATGCCATTGTTTAAACAAACCAACCAGCCAAAGTAAGTAGTCTTCAAAAGTGGAAAAGTTTGACAAGAACTAACTTTTAACACACCATGTGCATCATACCTGGaaaaattttgcttttctcAATGGTGAAGGCTCGGGAGGAGGCTTCACGATTACATGGTTCTCTCCCTGTGATACTTCGTGAGCCATTTGTAAGATCCCTTTTCACTTCTGAATTCCGTACCAATTACAATAGAATAACCAATCATATCAGAACCAATTCCACAAAGAAActacaatcacaaaaaataaaaaaaattaaaatcaacatGAACTACACAACGAAATCACTCACTCCAAACTACTAATCCTTGATTAATCATTTTCCTGCATAACAAACCTATATGAAGGTACACAAGATCATCCATTNNNNNNNNNNTTCAAAATGAATTACCAACTCAAATCATCTAAAATTAGACACCATGATACCATTGCTCGAGATCAGGCAACGAAAAGGATTGTCATTTCTCGCCAAAAGAGACCAATATCatccttttcatttctctcCAAAAGAGACCAACATGatccttttcatttctctcCAAAAGAGACCAACATCAATATCATGTCATGATTATAATGCGTCCGGAAAAATGGATACTATTTTCAAACTCCCAGAAGAGAATGAAGTAAAGTGAAAAACAAAGGATGACACCAATGGAAACAAttcctaatttttcaaaacaaattcatGACAACCCAAAATAGAAACCAAATTTTCCAAGTAGAACAAAGCCCCCAAAAACCAcatctttttatgaaaattaacaGCAAATCACTTAAATCAAAACCCAAATTACTTAACTAAGTTAGCAACATCCCATCCTAAATCTACTACagcaaaatgcaaattaaaaGATTGATTATAATGgcaaaaaacccaaaaatgcAGAACGAACAAAGATCCATTCTTTAAACATAAAACCTTATCAGATCACATCACCTACTATTCCATCACATTTAGTTAATTCAGCCCAGatcttttcataaatataaaaaagaaggaaaaaaaaaaagacttatCAGCAAAACTAAGCTCTGATCACCCACAAATAATCTCAGTACATACTTTATGGGACCAAATTCTCCTACTCGGAGGCGAACATTGCAAAGATCACCACATAAACTCTGCTTAAAATTCAGACCCACAAAACTCATAATAGACAAAGTAATCCAAGGGGTGAACAGAACACCGATCTTACCagcaagagagagaaagtgggGGTTGGTGGGTTTCCAAGATTACGCAAGAAAGAAGTAGTAGTATGAGCAGAAGAAGAGTTGGAGATTTATAAGCAGCGTATCTTGAAAGTTACTCCATACACGGAACCTGTAATGGCTATGGCGGAGCGAGGAAAGGAAATTTATGCGACTCGATTGGGACTCccaagattttttttactacATACCATCTTTGCAATTGCATACTCGACGACACGTGTGATCTTGTATGAATTTCTAcaacttgtaatttttagtttaCAGCTCAGATCCACGGAGGCTTCATCCATTGCAAAACTTTATCTACGAGACTATCTTCACACCAAGCAATGAGTCATCACGAAGATTAATGTGTATTCCGTAACCAACGATGGGTGTTTGATCATTAAATCAGTGTTATATTGTTGTGATATAATCTTGGGGAATTAATAATATTCGATATTGAAACAtgctatttttattatttatcatataattgattttgaaataatttatttaaaaacaaaagggaattgcatttttttatattatagtatacggaattttataaatttgatattatgttttttcagttgattaagtttaatatttcaactaactaCTTAGTATATACAATGGTTAACTTCTTAATAAGTAAAGAGAATATTACCCCTCTAAAAATcctattagttaaaaataataggtATGTGACAGTCATTTGTACGCTCAATAGATGAAGTCTCAAGTGTAGCATATATTTGACGTGGACTTTAGTAAATCAATGGAAATATTATGCATACGACGTTAATAGCATTTAATAGGACAATCAAAATGACGCTTAGTTTAGCTGTTCAAATTGAGGGCCCATATTTTTTCAGTCCCGCAAGTATGTGAATATTGTTCTAttgtaatagtaattattgatttactgtaatagtattatttaattagttatacatatttaatattagtaatttacttatatagattgttgataattgaaattcattatGCATTTGTATTcgatatattaaaaatgataattataaatatgcacGAACCAGTGacaatttatttgtataaagaaATGGTAATTTTGGCACAATGCTAATAATATGTACGTACTTAATTTTGGTACATGTACAAATCATGTTGCCATGTGAAATAGGCTGCTCTATTGAATGCTGCAATAGGTATGTACAGTTAGGCgagcttataaatttaattaaatgtaaatttaattttttaaatataaattagtgaATTGGGTCTGAATTTAAtagcaaaaaatttgaataaatgcTTATTAGAcatatattagttttatttattttatgagacATAAGTCCTCCaagtttatgatattattaaaagtttaatttattaaatgttatatgATTAAGAACTAAGCCCCTTTAGTTTTATGAgttgacaaaaatatatttccagTCAGTGTTATAATTTTCaagtatttttctaatttttatggtttatgaatttgtgttgcaaaattgttttgtgattttttaatatactgcgattttaattattttggtaaaaattatcgaaataaatcattaaaattattttactataagATAACTTTTGACAATGCCGATGATTGTCGAGCAACAATTATGGGATTtaccttttaaattaataagaacaaattacaataaatttttatgaaatttttcataattataaatattttcttgttattcgataaaattaataatcatctaacaaatagctCCCCAAAATCAATAGTCGTTTAATAAGTATCTCTCCATAACAACttattgtagaaaaatatttattagacgacaGCTAATTTTAATGATACATTTTTTGGATATGCCCATAAAATTCCTTCTCTTTGGAAATTCAGTTGCACTTCTATTCTTGGAATGCCAAATTCCACAATTCCTATATTTGAAGAATtccaatgattttttttttagcattacattgactaaattaatatatcaatatatttgaaacaataataacaattacaataattttttatttaatcaatattgatatataagtataaataaattataatgactcatataaagtgagataaatattcatatgtTTAATAGGGCTCGAACTCATAATCTTGAATTTgtatgaaattaaaacatgctgttacaaaattaaaatgatataatttaaaaacttactcatcatattaaaaagtatacatttaatttaaaaatgcaCCCACTATGTAATACGTTTGTTGATTAACTTGCatgattgcaaaaaaaatattttattaatcattcaaataataatatgtgaagaaaataatattattagataatatagcaaatcaatgtaaaaattttaaaataataaatatgtaaaagtgtaaatttaattattattgaattattcaaaatatttgaaaccccaatatcaactttaaacatataattttaaaaataaattaaaaattataaaattgaattaaaattattatattaaggGTATAGtagtaaaagataaaattgaatttatttacaaaaaagccAAAGCTGCTAAAAGCACCCCCCAATGTGCTTCTAACTTTTGACCTAAAAGCGTTTTTATTAGCCATTTTAGAAGTAGAAGTTATCATtccaaacacttcaaaaatactttttaaaaccACAAGTTGAAAAACGCTTTTCTAAAACCCTCGCAAACACTCCCTAAATATAGTAGGTTGAGTTTGGAAGCATGGCAAGCTTCGAGTCTCACCAAAATTAAGTGGGACGATTTTCAGGCCTTGATAAAATTCGTCTTATTAACATTCCTAAATTGAATGCAACATATTCCATCTGTCGCACATAAGCATGATTTAAaactttcatatattttaataaaaaaatagaaaatatttcatttttatatgaaaataaaaatagatggtAGTTTCGAATTACCAAGTTCCGTTCGAAAAATTCCatgtttcttaatttttcgACAACTCTGTGAGTTTACTAggaaacttttatttttttgtaacattttagctaaatatttatttcatacttTGAGTtacaaatgtataaatttttgtataacgcataataatatcatttaatattacacTGAATTAGTAAtcttatatgcatatatatatcaattaataaagacaTTTTATAACACAAAATTTTGTGTTCAGTTTTAATAGCAATTACAACAAATgataacttcaaatatataattatatctatgtgaaaataaattattttaattggcACAAATGACACAAAATTAAAGTAGATATGCttcaattaaaaagagaaagttaatatgtataattttttttaatgactattatgtatgtttttttaaattttactattttttgcaacgtttctaatatttattaattcaaccataatatttttttgttgaagaCGATAAATAAGTGGAATTctgaattaatcaaaataaatacaataattggTTAGTCCAAAATTATAGGTAAATTGGATGCatgcattatttttaaaacaagttATAGTtcacataaaatcaaatttcaacaaCAAGTAGTTGAGTCCAACAACAAGtctaagaataaaaataacattttttctGATCCATCTctcaatttaaattctttaaaatataaaatcagagttccaaaattctaaaaaatattttgaga
The nucleotide sequence above comes from Sesamum indicum cultivar Zhongzhi No. 13 linkage group LG11, S_indicum_v1.0, whole genome shotgun sequence. Encoded proteins:
- the LOC105173665 gene encoding UDP-glucuronic acid decarboxylase 6-like, with the translated sequence MAHEVSQGENHVIVKPPPEPSPLRKAKFFQANMRILVTGGAGFIGSHLVDKLMENDKNEVIVVDNYFTGSKDNLKRWIGHPRFELIRHDVTEPLLVEVDQIYHLACPASPIFYKYNPVKTIKTNVIGTLNMLGLAKRVGARILLTSTSEVYGDPLVHPQDESYWGNVNPIGVRSCYDEGKRVAETLMFDYHRQHGIEIRIARIFNTYGPRMNIDDGRVVSNFIAQAIRDEPLTVQLPGTQTRSFCYVSDMVDGLIRLMEGDQTGPINIGNPGEFTMLELAETVKELINPEVKIITVENTPDDPRQRKPDITKAKELLGWEPTIKLREGIPLMEDDFRQRLGISRKN